CACGGGCTTCACAGATATAACGGTGAGTGGCGGTAGTCTCTTTTATCGCAGTGTTTAAAGGTACTACTTCTAAAATGGTGGGAACAACAGCCCGTTCTGACTGTTCGGCGGCTTCTGAGGCTATGCGCCGCCAGCGTTCTAGCTTTTGGGGACTGGGATTTAATAGGGTGCGATCGCTTGTAACTGGTGCAATACAAGTTACACCTAACTCCGTACAACACCGGACAACTTCATCAAATCCATTTCCTTTTGGTAATGCCATCATTAAGGTAATAGACACAGGTAATTCAGTTTTTACCTCAAGTAGTTCTAAAACTTTTCCTTGTTCCCCTTCTAACTGCGCTAACCACCATTTCCCCATACCATCCATGACAATGAATTTATCACCATCCCGCAACCGCAGTACCCGCAGTAAATAATGTTGTTGTTGAGGTGTTAATAAAAGTTGGCTTTCTTGAAGTTGCTGGGGATGAATAGTAATGCGTTGAAGTTGTGTCATTTATACTTGGTGGTATGCACTTACATGAGATACAAAATTTACATAAAAGGCTATATATCAAGAGCATTTTACTTCTTTCTTCTCCTTCTTTCTTCTCCTGACTCCTGACTCCTGACTCCTACCTCCTGCTATTTTAATAGTTCTTGAAACCGCTGTTCACCACGTATTTTATCAAAATCTGGGTCGCTTTTCACTAAGTTTTGATATTTTTGGGGGACAAGCTGCATGGCTTTTTTGAGGTTTTCAATTGCTAGTTCTAG
The window above is part of the Dolichospermum sp. DET69 genome. Proteins encoded here:
- a CDS encoding 16S rRNA (uracil(1498)-N(3))-methyltransferase is translated as MTQLQRITIHPQQLQESQLLLTPQQQHYLLRVLRLRDGDKFIVMDGMGKWWLAQLEGEQGKVLELLEVKTELPVSITLMMALPKGNGFDEVVRCCTELGVTCIAPVTSDRTLLNPSPQKLERWRRIASEAAEQSERAVVPTILEVVPLNTAIKETTATHRYICEARGDYPHLQQLVNKTANEIIIAIGPEGGWTNQEIEIAVESGFQPISLGRRVLRAVTAPIVAVSLIAANFE